A window of the Lagenorhynchus albirostris chromosome 1, mLagAlb1.1, whole genome shotgun sequence genome harbors these coding sequences:
- the LOC132518208 gene encoding LOW QUALITY PROTEIN: olfactory receptor 4E2-like (The sequence of the model RefSeq protein was modified relative to this genomic sequence to represent the inferred CDS: deleted 1 base in 1 codon) gives MDVLNQTRVTQFVFLGLTDNWVLERLFFMAFSAMYVLTLWGNILIMVTIVFTPRLSTPMYFFLSNLSFIDICHSSVTVPKMLEGLIFDRKTISFDNCIAQLFFLHLFACAEILLLTIMAYDRYVAICAPLHYPNVMNMRVCVQLVFVLWLAGTVHSLVQTFLTIRLPYCGPNVIDSYFCNVPPVIKLACTDTCLTGMLIVSNRGTISLSCFLALVASYTIILFSLRKQSAEGRRKALSTCLVHFMVVALFFGPCIFICTQPDTSFSTDKLVSVFYTVVTPLLNPFIDTFRNEEIKSAMKHLRQRRVFS, from the exons ATGGATGTTCTAAACCAAACAAGAGTGACTCAATTTGTCTTCTTGGGACTCACTGATAACTGGGTGCTGGAAAGACTATTTTTCATGGCATTCTCAGCCATGTATGTGCTAACCCTTTGGGGGAACATTCTCATCATGGTTACCATAGTCTTTACTCCACGTCTTAGTACACCCATGTATTTCTTCCTGAGCAATCTGTCCTTTATTGACATCTGCCACTCATCTGTCACTGTGCCCAAGATGCTGGAGGGTTTGATTTTTGACAGAAAGACCATTTCCTTTGACAATTGCATTGCACAGCTCTTCTTCCTACATCTGTTTGCCTGTGCTGAGATCCTTCTGCTGACCATTATGGCCTATGATCGTTACGTAGCCATCTGTGCTCCATTACACTACCCCAATGTAATGAACATGAGGGTCTGTGTACAGCTTGTCTTTGTGCTCTGGTTGGCGGGTACTGTTCACTCACTGGTGCAGACCTTCTTGACCATTCGTCTACCTTACTGTGGCCCCAACGTTATTGATAGCTACTTCTGTAATGTTCCTCCTGTCATCAAGCTGGCCTGCACAGATACATGTCTCACAGGAATGCTGATTGTGTCCAATAGAGGAACCATTTCCCTCTCCTGTTTCCTGGCTTTGGTCGCCTCCTACACCATCATCTTGTTTTCTCTTAGAAAACAGTCAGCTGAAGGGCGCAGGAAAGCTCTGTCCACCTGTTTAGTCCACTTCATGGTGGTTGCCCTCTTCTTTGGACCATGT ATCTTCATTTGCACTCAGCCAGACACCAGCTTCTCCACTGACAAGTTGGTATCTGTCTTCTACACAGTGGTCACCCCTTTGCTGAATCCCTTCATTGACACCTTTaggaatgaggaaataaaaagtgCTATGAAGCATCTCAGACAGAGACGAGTTTTTTCATGA